GCCTGCCGTCGCCATCACGGATCACGGCTACATGTTTGGTATACCCGAGCTCGACCTGGAGTGCCGCAAGTACAACGATGGCCAGAAGAACATGAAGCAGTGGCGCCATGACGTCGAGTGCTTCAAGAAGGAGTGGGAGCTGGAGGAGCCAGCGGCCGACCCCGATGAGGCGGACTACTTCGACCGCGTGCACGATCAGTGGGCGTCCGACGTTAGGGCCTGGGAGGAGAGCGGCCACGACGTGAAGGCCGTGGAGGCGAACCGCCCGCGCCTCAAGATCAAGCCCATCTTTGGCTGCGAGGCCTACTTCATCCCGGGCGATCACGTCGAGCGTGGCCATAGGGAGAAGCGCTACCACCTGATTCTGCTGGCGAAGAACTCGACCGGCTACCACAACCTGCTGAAGTGCATGTCGGAGGCTGCTGGCCACGAGATGATGTACTACGGCAAGCCCCACACCGTCTTCAGCATGCTCGAGAAGTATCACGAGGGGCTCATCTGCCAGAGCGCGTGTGTGCAGGGCATCATCCAGCAGTGCGTGCTGGACGGGCAGTTCGACGAGGCGCGCGACTGGGCCCGCAAGTTTCACGCGCTGTTTGGCGACGACTTCTACATGGAGATCCAGGACCATGGCCTCACGTTCCGCAATGGCTGGGACGACCGCAAGCTCGACGAGTACCTGGTGAAGCTTGCGCACGAGGAAGGCATCAAGGTCGTCTGCACCAACGACTTCCACTACCTCACGCGCGAGGACGCCTCCACGCAGGACATACTGAGCTGCATAGGCAAGGCGACCACGCTCGACGACCCCAACCGCATGCGCATGGAGGGTACCGAGTTCTACATGAAGAGCGAGGAGGAGATGCGCGGCCTGTTCTCGTGGTGCCCCGAAGCCGCGGACACCACGCTCGAGATCGCGGATAAGTGCGACTACGAGCTCGACTGGTCGAGCATGTACCTGCCGGAGTACCCTGGGCTTCGTCCCGGCGAGACCGCCGAAGAGCGCTTCCGCGAGGAGTGCGAGAAGGGCCTCGCGCGTCGCTACGGCGAGAACTGGCGCGACCTCACCATAGGAGACTGGAACGTCAAGGACCGCTTCGAGCACGAGTACAAGATCATCACGGAGAAGGGCTTCGCGAACTACTTCCTCATCGTCCAGGACTATGTGCAGTGGGCGAAGGACAACGGCATCGGCGTCGGTCCGGGGCGTGGCTCTGCCGCCGGCGCAATCGTCGCGTACGCCATGAACATCACGAACTTCGACCCGCTGGAGAACGGCCTGATGTTCGAGAGGTTCCTCTCGCCGCAGCGTTCCGAGATGCCCGATATCGACATGGACTTCGACGATGAGCACCTTCAGGACGTGCTCCAGCACGTTCGTGACGTCTACGGCGAGGATCACGTCTGCAAGGTCATCACGTACTCGACGATCAAGGCCAAACAGGCCATTAACGATGCGAACCGCGTCCTTGGCTTCCCGGTCTTCATGGGCCAAAAGCTCTCCAAGATGCTTTCGAACGACCCCAAGCTGACCCTGCCGAACGCGCTCCACAAGAACGAGAAGAAGCCGGATCAGTACTCGCCTGACTTCGAGGAGGCCTACAACAAGGATCCCGACGCGCACCGCATCATCGACGCGGCCCTCTCGATCGAGGGCTTCATGCGCGGCGAGGGCGTCCACGCCTGCGCGACGCTCATCGCACCTACGCCCGTCACGGACCACGTGCCGACGAAGCTCGACACGAAGGGCAACGTCACCATCACCCAGTACGAGGGCCACTCGGTCGCGGACATGGGCCTGCTCAAGATGGACTTCCTGGGACTCAGGACCCTGACGGTCATCAACAAGGCACTCGCGAACATCAGGCGCAGGTATTCGAAGGCGTCTGACATAGAGCGCGTGCCCGAGGCCGTGAGGAAGTGCCTGAAGGATGGTGCGACCTGCGTCGACATCGACGTGGACAAGATCGACTTCTCGGACCCAAAGATATACGAGCTCCTCGGCTCGGGGCAGACGGCCGGCGTCTTCCAGGTCGAGTCGGGCGGCATGACCGCGACCATCAAGAACATGCAGCCCAACCAGTACAAGCAGATCGTCGCTCTCATCGCGCTCTACCGCCCGGGCCCGCTTGGCGCCGGCATGGTGGACAGCTACATCAAGCGCATGCATGGAGAGGAGAAGATCTCCTACTACGACGACAGGCTAAAGCCGATCCTGGAAGAGACCTATGGCACCATGGTCTACCAGGAACAGGTCATGCAGATTTCGATGAAGATGTCCGGCTTCACGCCGGGCGAGTCCGACTCGCGCATGCGCAAGCCCGTGGCCAAGAAAAAGATCAAGATGCTGACCGACCAGGTCTTCCACTGGGAGAAGACCGGAGCGGACGAGACGATCTACGACCACTGGATGAACGGCGCGGAGGCCAACGGCTACAAGCGCGACGTCGCACAGGAGATCTGGGACAACGTCCTCGAGTTCGCGTCGTATGCGTTCAACAAGTCGCACTCCGCCGGATACGCGATCCTGGTCATGCAGACCGCTTGGCTGAAGGCGTACTTTCCGAAGGAGTACATGGCCTCGGTCCTCACGTCCTACATGGGCAAGACCGACAAGATCGTCCACTACGTCACGGCCTGCAACCATGACGGCACCAAGGTCCTTCCGCCGGACATCAACAAGTCCGGCAAGGACTTCACGGCAACCGACGAGGGGATCGTCTTCGGCTTCGCCGGCATCAGGGGCGTGGGCGAGGGACCTGCCGAGGCAATCATGGCGGAGCGCGCCGCGAACGGTCCGTTCAAGGACCTACACGACTTCTGCGAGCGTGTCGACTCGTCCCAGGCGAACCGCCGAGTGGTCGAGGCCCTCATCAAGGCGGGCGCGTTCGACGAGACGGGCTATCCGCGCAAGCAGCTCATGGAGTTCGTGGACAAGAACAACCCCGCGAACATCATCGACGCCGCGGCGAAGCGTCAGAAGGACAAGGCGAACGGACAGGTGTCCATGTTCGACATGTTTGCCGACGTCGCTGGCTCAGGCTTCACGGACGACGTACCAGACCCAGACCCCGATGACGAGTGGGATCGCCATCTCAAGCTGCAGCAGGAGCACGACGTCCTCGGACTCTACGTATCGGACCATCCCCTGCGGCCGTTCGAGTACGCGTTGTCGAAGGCTCGCGACTGCACCATATCCGAGGCGATGGCCTCAGAGGACTACGTCGACCCGGTGACGGGCGCGACCTCCCAGCGCTTCAAGGTGGAGGACGGCAAGGTCATCAAGCTCGCCGGCATGGTCCCCGTGGGAGGCGTCGCCAAGAAGGTCACCAAGAAGGGTGACCAGATGGCCATCGTCACCCTCGAGGACATGGAAGGCGAGATTTCACTTGTCGTCTTCCCGAAGACCTACCAGGAGTGCGCGTCCGCCCTCGAGGGAGAGGTCGACCCCGACACCGGGGAGCGCATCGGCGACGTCTTCATCCAGGCAACCGGCAAGATCGAGCACGGCGATAGGGGAGACCAGCTCATCTGCTCGAAGATCGAGGCGCTCGAGCTGAACGAGAGGACGAACAGGCCGAAGGTGTTCGAGGTCTACATCCCCTCAAGGATGCTCTCGATGGACAGGATGGAGACGCTCCAGTCCATCTTCGACCGCTACAACGGTCTCGATCACATTGAGCTCATGGTCGAGAGCTCGTGCGGCGATATGATGAGAATGGAGCTGCCGACGAAGGTGGACGCGAAGAACATGGTTCTCCTCGCGGAAGTGAAGGACTTCGTCGGCCGCGACGGCCACGTGCAGATCGCCTAGATGCCCGCGATTCCCGTCCGTTCGAGCTCGCGTGCGATGGCGGGGCTTGCCTGCGAGTACTCGGTCACGAGCGACTCGATGCCGCCTTGCAGGTGTGCAAGGTCTCCGGTTTCGAGGAAGTGGGACATCATGGAGACGAAGGCGGCAAAGTCCGCCTCGTCTTCCAGCCCGAAGCGTCCATCATACAGGCGCTCCCCATGAGCGCAGACGTTGCGAACGTCGACGATGGCCTCGAGGTCGCGGGCGACGCGCCGTGGGGTGAGCGGCCTCTGGGGCGGAGACACGCGCTTCTCGCCCAGGCGCTCCGCCGCGGCGGGGCCTTCGTAGCGGCAAGAGCTGAGCTCCGCGAGGTTGTCGCAGACCGTGAGTTGCTCTTCGCGTCGTAGGAGCGCGAAGAGGTACTTGAGGTTCCCAAACGTGAGCTCGTCGACGAGGACCCACAGAGGCACGGTGTCGTGGTTGTCCTGGAAGTGGGCTACGCGCACGTCGCGGCGATCGCCTCGCGGATCGCGTTCGCGCGTGCGGGCATGGTGGGCGAGCGTGTCGATCATCCAGCGAAGGTCCCCCTCGAAGGCGTCCTCGCCGCGCAGGTAGGCGCGGCGGCAGGTGTAGCTGGACTCGTCGAGGTATGCCTCCGGCCGCGGGTGGCGCTCGCAGAACGCGTAGCTTATGAGGGAGCGCAGCGTCGCCTCGACGAGCATGAGGTGGCGGAACGTGAGCGCGCGGAGGCTGCGGTCGAAGCGGAAGAGGGCGTACACGTCCGAGAAAGACGTGCCCTCCAGATAGCGATCATCCTTGGCGGCTCGGGTGGCGCCTTGGTCCAGGAACGGACGCTTGTAGCCGTTCACGACCGCGTAGTATCCCTCGCGCAGGAGGATGCGCGGCGTCTGCGCATCGCAGCGCAGGCCGCGTGCCGCGAGGAGCTCGACCTGCTCAGCTATGGTGAGGAAGCGCTTCTCCACGTTGGCCTCCGCCTTGGGTGTCCGGCCGCGTGTCGCGGCCACGAGCCGACTGTACCACGATGGCGGGGCATTTGGGACTTTCGCTACGGAGATGGTTATTCTGCCACCGTATGGGGCACAATAGGTGAAAGGCCGCGCGACGCGCGGCCGGGCATGGTACACGTCATGGTTGACCCGCAAGGAGGACTGTATGGCAGAGCTCACGTTCTATCGTTGCAACAAGTGCGGTAACTTGGTCATGGTGGTCGACAGGGGCGCCTGCGTGCCCACGTGCTGCGGCGAGCCCATGGAGAAGCTGGTTGCCGGATCCGTCGACGCGGCGGCCGAGAAGCACGTTCCCTTCATCGAGCGCGACGACAAGCACATGGTCGTGAAGGTCGGCGAGGTCGCGCACCCCATGACCGAGGAGCACTATATCGAGTGGATCGCAGTCGCGGCCGAGGGAAAGACCATCATCAAGTACCTGAAGCCCGGCGAGGAGCCCACGAAGACCTTCTGCAAGAAGTTCGCGGACCATGGCACGGTCTACGCGTACTGCAACCTGCATGGCCTGTGGAAGGCAGAGTTCTAGAACCGTAACGCGACGGATGGTCGCGCACCGCGGCCAAGCGGCACATCCCTCCGTCGGGTAGCGTCCCCTCAGGCGGGCGTGCCCGCGGAGGGATTTCTTACATGAGGATTGGCATCGCACAGATAGATACGCGCGCGGGCGACCTGGAGGCAACGGCCACGCGGATGGTAGCGCTTTCCAGCGCTGCCGCAGAGCAGGGGGCTGACCTTCTCGTCTTTCCCATGGCAGCTCTGACGGGGCCTCTGCCCGTGCGCGAGAGCGAGCAGGACGACTTCCTTGTGGACGTGATGGACGTGCTCGTGCGCCTTTCCGAGGAGGTGTCGTGCCCGTGCATCGTGCCTGTTGTCGGAGCGCTCGACGGCCAGCCGGCGCCTGAGGCGGTGCTGGTGGGGGACGAGAAGATCCTGCCCCTGAAGATGCAGGCATATGCCCAGTCCGAGGACGCCGGCCTAACGGACGACGAGGATGCGCCGGCGCCCGACCTGCCTGAGTTCGAGTTTGGCGGCATGCGCCTGGGCATCGCCTTCACCTACGAGGACCTAGACGATTACGACGACTTTGACCTCGACGTGGGCGCCATCCTCTACATCGCGGGCTATGGGTACGCCGCGGATGACGTAGACTCCGTGCTTGGCAGCGACCTTGCCGAGAATCGTTACGTTGCGGACGCACGAACCACGGGCGCCTGGATCGTGGGCGTGGGGTCCGTTGGCGGCTACGGGACGTCCGTGTACTCTGGGTCGAGCTTCGTGCTCTCGCCGCAAGGCGAGCTTGTGGCGTCGCTCCCTTCCTGCGAGGAGGGCCTCGTGGTGGCCGAGGTAGGGGGCTCGTCCGCAGACGACGGTGACGAGGTCCTGCCCGAGGTCTACAACCGCCCGCTCTACCTGTGGCAGACGCTCGTGCTGGGGCTGAGGGACTATCTCCATAAGATTGAGCAGAGAAGCGCCGTGCTCGTGCTGGACGGCAGCGTGGGCTCCATGGTGGTCGCCGCACTTGCCACTGATGCGCTGGGGCCCACGAACGTGCACGCAATCGTGGACGTGCCGGGCGACGTCAGCCGCGAGGCGTGCTGCCAGCGTCTGGCGCGCAACCTCAGGATCGACGTGCGAGATGCGGGCGACATGCGCGCGGCGGCCTTTGTCACGAGGTCGGAGGACGCGTTGCTCCGCCGTGGCATCGTGGACGCCTACCTTGCTGCGTGGGCGGCGGAGGTCGGCGGCGTGGTCCTTTCCGGCGCGGACAAGACCGCCCTCGCATTGGGTGAGAAGCGCCTGGCCCTGGAGGCCGACGCGCTGAAGCCCGTTGGGGATGTCTACCGCTCGGACGTGCTCGAGCTCATGCGCATGAGGAACACGATCAGCCCGGTGTTTCCGTCGACGAGGCTTGCGGCGGATGAGGCGCCCGAGGTGGGACTCGACCACGCATCGCTTTCGGACGAGGTGTGGTGCGCCGAGGTAGACCAGGTGCTCTCCGACCACATCGAGTATGGCAGGAGCATGACGGAGGTCGCCGCGGACCTGCGTGACAACGAGCTGGTCGAGGCGGTGCTCGCTCGGCTGGACGAGAGCGAGCCGTGGCGCGTGGGACGAGGGCTCTACCTCATGGTGTCCACGGTGACACTCTTTGACGCACGAAGGCCCTTGGGGCTCGCGTGGCACAACCGCATCCGCGCGGACCGTGAGGCGGCCTCGATGCTCGACCGCGTTACGCGGCGCGTTGGCGCGGGCATCGGCCTTTCGGACCTGCGCGGCGTTTCAGACCTGCGAGGTGGCTCTTCCTCCGGAAAGGACGCGAGGCGGGAGCCCGTTGCCGAGGAGAGGGGCGATGCTGCCGCACCGCACGGCGATGCGAGGCAGGTGAAGGACGCACTCTCGTTCTTGAGAGACTTCTCGTACGGCGGCGGGTTCAGGCCGAAGGGCTTTGGCGAGGCGCACAATGCCGGTCAGGATGGTCCCACGAACGGGTTCGAGGATTCGCGCGGCCAGACGTGGCCCAACCCATTTTCCGAGAACTAGCCACGCCACGTCGCCTTGCTGTGCTACCATAGAACGAACGTTCTGTTTGGTGACGCACAGTAAGGCGGCATAGTGATAATACTTGGCATAGACCCAGGTCTTGCGCATACGGGGTGGGGCGTGGTCGAGACACGCGGATCCCTTTGTCGTGCCCGCGCCTACGGCTGCGTCACAACAATGGCCTCCGAACCCATCGACCAGCGGCTTGGAAGGATATTCGACGATCTCACGGAGGTCATCGGTCGCTACCATCCCTCGCAACTCTCAATCGAGAGGATCTTCTTCGGGGAGAACACGCGCTCCGCCATCGCCACGGCCCACGCTCGCGGCGCCGCGATCGTGGCATGCTCCAATGCCGGGCTTGCGGTGGGGGAGTTCACCCCCATGCAGATCAAGCAAGCCGTCGTGGGCACTGGCTCTGCGGACAAGCGGCAAGTCATCTATATGGTGCGCAACATCCTGGGCCTTGACCACGATCCGAAGCCAGACCATGCCGCAGATGCGCTTGCGGCCGCCATCTGCTACGCGAACCTCAAGCGCACGAGGAACATCGCGCGTGCCGTCGCGACGGACCAACTGAGGGAGCAGGAGAGGGCGCAGCGCGAGGCAGACGCTGAGGCGGCACGTCAGATCACTGCGGCAGCGACTGCCGCGAACATAGCACGCGCTCAGGGCAAGGGCGACCCGCTCTTCTCCACGCGGGCGAGCAGGAGGAGCAGCAGATGATAGTAAGGCTAACGGGTACCCTCGTAGAGGTCCTGCCGACTCATGTCGTGCTCGACGTCAACGGGGTCGGATACGAACTCGGTGTCTCGGCGAACACGGCGGCGTCGCTTCCCTCCGTGGGAGAGGCGGGTGTCACGCTTCTCACGAGGCTCATCGTGCGCGAGGATGCCATGGAGCTGTATGGATTCTCGACGCGCGAGGAGCGGGCGCTCTTCGACCGCCTCGTCGCGATTTCGGGGGTCGGCCCGAAGCTCGCGCTGTCCGTTCTCTCGACGTTCAGGCCACAGGAGCTGGCCACGGTTGTCGCAACGGAGGACGTAGGCCGCATGAGCCAGGTGTCGGGAGTCGGAAAGAAGAAGGCACAGAGGCTGCTCGTGGAGCTCGAGGGCGTGTTCCAGAAAGATGCCGAGCTCAGGAGCCTTGTCGGCCTTTCGCAACCGTCGCGCGGAGACGTTGTCGCTTCCGTCCCCGCACTTCCGGTTGAGGCGGAGGCGACCGATGCGCTCCTCTCCATGGGCTTTACCTCGCAGGAGGTAGAACTTGCGCTGCAAGGTCACGAGGAAGCGGGGGCGATGACCATACAGCAGGTGCTGTCGTACGCGCTCAAGCGGCTGGGAAGCGGGGCATAAGCCATGTGGGAAGCTGGTAGGGACGACCTGTTCGAGGATGCAGGAACGGCGGGGATGCGCGGCATGCGCGAGTCGGGCCCTAGGTCCGTCACGGCGGAGCTCACCGCGGACGACCTCGACGTAGATCGCACGCTAAGGCCAAAGTCGCTGGACGACTACTGCGGACAGGAGCGCGTGAGGGAGAACCTCCGCGTCCTGATTCAAGCGGCAAAGGAAAGAAACGAGCCCCTCGACCACGTCATCTTCTCGGGTCCTCCGGGACTGGGCAAGACGACGCTTGCCGGCGTCGTGGCGAACGAGATGGGGGCCAAGCTCCACACGACGTCAGGACCCGCGATCGAGAGGACCGGTGACCTTGCGGCCATCCTCACGAACCTCGAGGAGGGCGACATCCTCTTCGTGGATGAGATACACCGCCTGAACCACCAGGTGGAGGAGGTGCTCTATCCCGCGATGGAGGACTTCTTCCTGGACATCGTGATAGGCAAGGGTCCTGCCGCAAGATCCATCAGGCTGGACGTGCCACGCTTCACGCTCATAGGCGCGACCACGAGGACTGGTCTTCTCACCGGCCCGCTGCGCGACCGCTTTGGCATTAGCTATCGTCTCGACTACTACACGACGGAAGAACTCGCTCGTATCGTCGTGAGGTCGGCGGGCATCCTCGGCGTGGATATAGACCAGCAAGGGGCGCTCGAGATTGCGTCGCGCTCTCGCGGCACGCCGCGCCTTGCCAATCGGCTCCTCAAGCGCGTTCGCGACTACGCACAGGTGAAGGCCGAGGGAAGCATCACGTGGGACATCGCGGCCGAGGCGCTGAAGTTCTTCGAGATTGACGAGATGGGTCTCGACTGGATGGACGTGAAGATCCTCACGGCCCTCACGAAGACGTTTAGGGGCAGGCCGGTCGGACTCACGACCGTCGCGAGTGCAGTCGGCGAGGATCCTGCGACTCTTGAGGACGTATACGAGCCATACCTGCTTCAGACTGGTCTCATCATCAGGACCCCCCAAGGCAGACAGGCTACGCAGCTCGCGTTCGAGCACCTTGGAGTCGTTCCGCCTGCCACAAGGTAGGGCTGGCGTGTCTGGACATATACTACGTTCGTCAGTACTTGGACGTGCGTGACCACGCGACGCGGAGCCGCTGTGGGGTCATGGTTTGGAGGGACGGATGCTGCAACACGACTATCTGCTCGAGGTAATCGGTCGCTTTGTGGAGACTGTGAGCGCGAGCTTGCGCGGGGCGCTCTGCGACGGCGACTTTGCTCGCGTAGGCGAGGTGGAGCGTGCCGTGGGAGAGCTGCTCGATCTGGACGCGCGGACGGCCATGGCGCTCTCGCCCCAATCGCTCGTCACCATGATGACGCTGTCTGGCGTGGGGGAGTCCGTGGCCGCGTACGCCGCATATGCCCTTGACAAGGTGGCGCTCGCTTACGAGCGGCAGGGGGATGACGCCGAGGCGTCTCTTCGGCGCGCGCAGGCAACCGCCATCGCAGGCGCCTTCCATGCGGACGGAACCATCCCAGAGGAGTTTGCGGAGCTGGAGGCAGGGCTGTCATAGCGTGACGGATTGGTGTGGAAATACGGCGATCTGCGCTTTCATGCAGCTGCCTTTGGGTTTCGGGAAGCAATGATTCAATTTAGGGTCGAATTTCGTCCGTAAACGGTTTGTGGGAGAGGTAGCGGGGTCTTTGGGGTAATATATCCCTCGTGACGCGCCGCAGGGCGGGTTGCACAATGTATCGCGCGAAAGCGCAGCGTTCATGTTCCCTCGCGGAACAAGAAAGAAAGGCACGACATGGCTCAGGGTACTGTTAAGTGGTTCAACGCCGACAAGGGCTACGGCTTCATCTCTCGCGAGGACGGCGACGACCTGTTCGTCCACTACTCCGAGATTCAGATGGACGGCTACAAGACTCTCGACGAGGGTCAGGCTGTCGAGTTCGATATCACCACTGGCCAGAACGGCAAGCTCCAGGCTTCCAACGTTCGTAAGCTCTAATCACCAACCCAACAGAGCTGAATGGGGACCGCTTCGGCGGTCCCTTTTTTTGATGCGCTGTCTCGTATGCGCCAAAGGAGAAGCCATTAGTCCAACTTGGCGTGTACCATTGGTTTCGAACAACGACACGAGAGATGGGGGAAGCATGTCCGACGAGAAGCTCGAGCAAGAGGTTGACGCCTACGTCGATGAGGTATGGGAGGACGCGGTTGAGGACATCCGCACGTTGGTGAAGATTCGCTCCGTGCGCGACCCGAAGACGGCGGGTCCTGGTATGCCGTGGGGCAAGGGCAGCCATGATGCGCTCGTGGCCGCGCTTGGCATCGCACGGAGGCTGGGGCTCGATGCCCACGAGTGCGAGGGCTACATAGGCTACGCGGATCTTCCGGGTGCATCCGACCGCCAGATCGCGACCATTGCCCACACGGACGTCGTTCCCGAGGGGCTTGGCTGGACGGTCGACCCCTTCGACGTGACGCGTCGCGAGGGCTATCTCATTGGCCGTGGCGTGTTGGACGACAAGGGTCCGTTCGTGCTTTCGCTCTATGCGGCGCACTTCTTCAAGCGCAAGGCGGATAAGACGGGCAGTCCGCTGCCGTACACCCTGCGCTGCCTTGTGGGCAACGAGGAGGAGTGCGAGATGGGCGACCTCAAGTGGTACCTCGCCCATTACGACGAGCCCGCGTTCGCCTTCACTCCTGACGCCGACTTCCCGCTCATCTGCGGGGAGAAGGGCGTCTTCCACGGCCACTTCACGAGCGAGGTCATCGCGGGCGATGTCCCCGGTAGCCGCATCGTGGAGCTTGATGCCGGCACGGTCGCCAACGCGATTCCCGGCCAGGCGACCGCGCTCGTGCGCGTTGCCGCGGACGAGCTTCCCGCGGCGGACGGCATCGACATCGAGCCGGCGGGCGAGGGGCTCGCACGGGTTGTCGCGCACGGTGTCGGCGGACATGCTTCCCTGCCGGCGGGAACCGTCAACGCCATTGGCGTGCTTGCGGACTACCTCCTGGTCAACGATGTCTGCTCCGAGCGCGAGCGTGCGTTCCTCTCGTTCGAACACCTGCTGTGCGCCGCGTCCACGGACGGATCCTCCGTGGGCATTGCGTCTGCGGACGAGAAGTTCGGCCCCCTTACCTGCATCGGAGGCACGGTGCGCACCGAGGGCGGCCGCTTCGTGCAGACGGTGGACTCGCGATATCCTGCCTCGACCACGGACGAGGAGATCACCCGCGCGCTCGCGACGCTCGGCGAGGAGCATGGCCTGACGTTCGACGTGGACGGCGTGAAGGTCCCGTTCTACATCGAGCCCACGTCGCCTGAGATTAGGTGCTTGCTCGACACGTATCACGAGTACACG
This sequence is a window from Parafannyhessea umbonata. Protein-coding genes within it:
- a CDS encoding Sapep family Mn(2+)-dependent dipeptidase — protein: MSDEKLEQEVDAYVDEVWEDAVEDIRTLVKIRSVRDPKTAGPGMPWGKGSHDALVAALGIARRLGLDAHECEGYIGYADLPGASDRQIATIAHTDVVPEGLGWTVDPFDVTRREGYLIGRGVLDDKGPFVLSLYAAHFFKRKADKTGSPLPYTLRCLVGNEEECEMGDLKWYLAHYDEPAFAFTPDADFPLICGEKGVFHGHFTSEVIAGDVPGSRIVELDAGTVANAIPGQATALVRVAADELPAADGIDIEPAGEGLARVVAHGVGGHASLPAGTVNAIGVLADYLLVNDVCSERERAFLSFEHLLCAASTDGSSVGIASADEKFGPLTCIGGTVRTEGGRFVQTVDSRYPASTTDEEITRALATLGEEHGLTFDVDGVKVPFYIEPTSPEIRCLLDTYHEYTGRPAEAMVIGGGTYARNFSRACAFGPNDPEAELPEWVGPEHGPDEGIAEETLRRALKIYIVSIARLMRLEL